The following are encoded in a window of Sminthopsis crassicaudata isolate SCR6 chromosome 3, ASM4859323v1, whole genome shotgun sequence genomic DNA:
- the TSC22D1 gene encoding TSC22 domain family protein 1 isoform X6 codes for MKAQWCRSVAMDLGVYQLRHFSISFLSSLLGTENASVRLDSSSSGASVVAIDNKIEQAMDLVKSHLMYAVREEVEVLKEQIKELIEKNSQLEQENNLLKTLASPEQLAQFQAQLQTGSPPATSQPQGTTQPPAQPASQGSGPSA; via the exons ATGAAAGCCCAATGGTGTAGATCAGTGGCAATGGATCTAGGAGTTTATCAACTAAGACATTTCTCGATCTCTTTCTTGTCGTCTTTACTGGGCACGGAAAACGCCTCTGTGAGACTTGACAGCAG tTCTTCTGGTGCAAGTGTGGTCGCTATTGACAACAAAATCGAACAAGCTATG GATCTGGTGAAGAGCCATTTGATGTATGCAGTCCGAGAGGAAGTGGAGGTCCTCAAAGAGCAAATTAAAGAACTGATAGAGAAAAACTCGCAGCTGGAGCAGGAGAACAACCTGCTGAAGACTCTGGCCAGCCCCGAGCAACTCGCCCAGTTCCAGGCCCAGCTGCAGACGGGCTCCCCCCCTGCCACCTCGCAGCCCCAGGGCACGACGCAGCCCCCGGCCCAGCCGGCGTCCCAGGGCTCGGGACCCTCGGCATAG
- the TSC22D1 gene encoding TSC22 domain family protein 1 isoform X7 gives MDLVKSHLMYAVREEVEVLKEQIKELIEKNSQLEQENNLLKTLASPEQLAQFQAQLQTGSPPATSQPQGTTQPPAQPASQGSGPSA, from the exons ATG GATCTGGTGAAGAGCCATTTGATGTATGCAGTCCGAGAGGAAGTGGAGGTCCTCAAAGAGCAAATTAAAGAACTGATAGAGAAAAACTCGCAGCTGGAGCAGGAGAACAACCTGCTGAAGACTCTGGCCAGCCCCGAGCAACTCGCCCAGTTCCAGGCCCAGCTGCAGACGGGCTCCCCCCCTGCCACCTCGCAGCCCCAGGGCACGACGCAGCCCCCGGCCCAGCCGGCGTCCCAGGGCTCGGGACCCTCGGCATAG